The Bacteroidota bacterium genome window below encodes:
- a CDS encoding (2Fe-2S)-binding protein, whose translation MPKLTIDNQEIEFKPGQTIIEAARQAAIDIPHFCWHPALSVSGNCRICLVEVEKMPKLVIACSTPATDGMVVHTKSEKTIHGQNAVMEFLLINHPLDCPICDEAGECKLQDYAYKYSVGTSRYDEEKNHKEKRVSLGPNVMFDAERCISCSRCIRYCDEVVKNPQLTFVQRGEHVTIETFPGKELDNPYSMNVIEICPVGALTSKEFRFKARVWDMSFTDTVCPGCARGCNTRMGVRNNQVLRIEPRENLGVNDYWLCDYGRLETIKDINNKDLRVNSPMLRTDSANELLAVDWDEAVSHSLSELKKYQSSEILFLASPYSTLEDNYALKKFAKDVFGSENIFYIPNIDEKFGDDMLKKSDMTPNSNGLKLLGINPIGGNASSAKAVVVLNDDLKRLAGAANFETIIELASYKSEQANTKVVMPVSTYAEINGTFVNFQNRVQRIRPAVASLEQERLPGEFSMSRLDKFGAHNDRWTHGTRFNSRPGWKVIKQLAKAFGSSFAFENSEEVFMELANTIEGMNGYDYDSVGHEGVVVGSTPLVTA comes from the coding sequence ATGCCTAAATTAACAATTGATAATCAGGAAATAGAGTTTAAACCGGGACAGACTATAATAGAAGCTGCGCGTCAGGCCGCAATTGATATTCCACATTTTTGCTGGCACCCTGCGCTTTCGGTTTCAGGAAACTGCCGTATTTGTTTAGTTGAAGTTGAAAAAATGCCGAAGCTTGTGATTGCATGCTCTACTCCCGCCACTGACGGAATGGTTGTGCACACAAAATCAGAAAAAACTATTCACGGACAAAATGCCGTAATGGAATTTCTTCTGATAAACCATCCGCTTGATTGTCCTATCTGTGATGAGGCAGGCGAGTGTAAGCTTCAGGATTATGCTTATAAATATTCTGTAGGAACCTCACGCTATGATGAAGAAAAAAATCATAAAGAGAAAAGAGTTTCACTAGGACCGAATGTAATGTTCGATGCAGAAAGATGTATATCATGCTCACGCTGCATAAGATACTGCGATGAAGTTGTAAAAAATCCACAGCTCACTTTTGTTCAAAGAGGCGAGCACGTTACGATTGAAACTTTCCCCGGAAAAGAGCTTGATAATCCTTACTCAATGAATGTGATTGAGATCTGTCCTGTAGGAGCGTTGACTTCAAAGGAATTCAGATTCAAAGCAAGAGTATGGGATATGTCGTTCACAGATACAGTATGCCCGGGCTGCGCAAGAGGATGTAACACAAGAATGGGTGTAAGAAATAATCAGGTGCTCAGAATTGAGCCGCGCGAAAATTTAGGAGTGAATGACTACTGGTTATGCGATTACGGAAGACTTGAAACAATAAAAGATATAAACAACAAAGATTTAAGAGTTAACTCTCCAATGTTAAGAACCGATTCCGCCAATGAATTACTTGCTGTTGACTGGGATGAAGCAGTTTCACATTCGCTATCAGAATTAAAAAAATATCAGAGTTCAGAGATTTTATTCTTAGCTTCTCCGTACTCAACACTTGAAGATAATTATGCATTAAAGAAATTTGCAAAGGACGTATTTGGTTCAGAAAATATTTTTTACATTCCGAACATTGATGAAAAATTCGGGGATGATATGCTGAAGAAATCAGATATGACTCCGAACTCAAACGGATTAAAGTTACTCGGAATAAATCCTATAGGCGGCAATGCTTCATCTGCAAAAGCAGTTGTAGTTTTAAATGATGATTTAAAAAGATTAGCGGGAGCTGCAAACTTTGAAACAATAATTGAACTGGCTTCTTATAAATCAGAACAGGCGAATACAAAAGTAGTAATGCCTGTCTCGACCTATGCAGAAATTAACGGAACGTTTGTAAACTTCCAGAACAGAGTTCAGAGAATAAGACCTGCAGTTGCTTCACTTGAGCAGGAAAGACTGCCGGGTGAATTCTCTATGTCACGCTTAGATAAATTCGGCGCGCATAACGACAGATGGACTCACGGCACAAGATTCAATTCAAGACCGGGATGGAAAGTAATTAAGCAGCTTGCAAAGGCATTCGGCAGCAGCTTCGCTTTTGAAAATTCAGAGGAAGTATTTATGGAGCTTGCCAATACAATAGAAGGTATGAACGGTTATGATTATGATTCAGTAGGTCATGAAGGTGTGGTAGTCGGTTCAACTCCGCTTGTAACAGCATAA
- a CDS encoding NUDIX hydrolase codes for MEQKIKLVADVTILSGESSNNKTVLVQYKNSDNYNGQQGWFIPDDLINTGEHPDDAAIRILKEQLGIETESVKIDHVESFTGMDKSWHVIFHYVYTGENYDFKPGDNIAELNWFDVNVLPPDKEISHHGWAKWTLQTILSNRK; via the coding sequence ATGGAGCAAAAAATCAAACTTGTTGCCGACGTTACAATTTTATCGGGAGAGTCATCTAACAACAAAACTGTACTGGTACAATACAAAAACTCAGATAACTACAATGGACAGCAGGGATGGTTTATTCCCGATGATTTGATTAACACAGGTGAACACCCCGATGATGCTGCAATTCGAATCTTGAAAGAGCAGCTGGGAATTGAAACTGAATCCGTTAAGATTGACCACGTCGAATCATTCACAGGTATGGATAAAAGCTGGCATGTGATTTTTCATTATGTTTATACAGGTGAGAATTATGATTTTAAGCCAGGAGATAATATTGCCGAACTTAATTGGTTCGATGTAAATGTTTTGCCCCCTGACAAGGAAATCTCCCATCACGGATGGGCTAAGTGGACGCTTCAGACAATACTTTCAAACAGAAAATAA
- a CDS encoding M3 family oligoendopeptidase, with amino-acid sequence MKFKDFTYQRPDIEKYKEHFDNQLIKLENAMNLEAQVEALHEINILRDEFDTMGRLANVRYTINTNDEFYQNERKFLDSVMPLLKDYDTRFYKILLNSKFRKKLEEKIGKHLFNLAEAAIKTFSPEIQSDMIKASDLTTEYKQLMASAKIMFEGEERNLSGFGPFTTSKDRAMRKKASEAKWSFFKDNTEKFDRIYDDLVKVRDAMAKKLGYKNYIELAYTNLRRTDYNADDVAAYRKQILETIVPVTQKLREKQEKRLGLDKLHYYDESIHFPTGNATPKGTLQETLDSTLKMYEELSPETGEFFQLMYSSELMDLENKKGKAVGGYCTFLKLFGSPFIFSNFNGTEDDIRVLTHEAGHAFQAYSSRDFEIPEYLNPTLEACEIHSMSMEFITWDWMDLFFKEDTDKFKYFHLVRSLEFLPYCVSVDEFQHWVYENVNVTPAERNAKWREIERKYLPNKDYDDNAFLEEGRYWQQQRHIYEKPFYYIDYGLAQVCAFQFWKKVNAGSKKENTAALKDYIKLCKAGGSQSFLDLLKYANLESPFKKDTVKKAIKPIIAYLDSVDDTAL; translated from the coding sequence ATGAAATTTAAAGACTTTACTTACCAGAGACCGGATATAGAAAAATACAAAGAGCATTTTGACAACCAGCTGATAAAACTTGAAAATGCAATGAACCTCGAAGCACAGGTAGAAGCATTACATGAAATAAATATTTTGCGAGATGAATTCGATACAATGGGAAGACTTGCGAATGTAAGATATACAATTAATACCAACGATGAATTTTATCAGAATGAAAGAAAATTTCTGGACTCTGTGATGCCGTTACTTAAAGATTACGATACAAGATTTTATAAAATTCTTTTAAATTCCAAGTTCAGAAAGAAACTCGAAGAGAAAATCGGCAAGCACTTATTTAATCTCGCCGAAGCAGCAATTAAAACATTCTCTCCTGAAATTCAGAGTGATATGATAAAAGCCAGCGACCTTACCACTGAATACAAACAGCTGATGGCTTCTGCAAAAATTATGTTTGAAGGTGAAGAAAGGAACCTATCAGGATTCGGACCTTTCACAACATCTAAAGATAGAGCCATGAGAAAAAAAGCCTCTGAAGCTAAATGGAGTTTCTTTAAAGATAATACGGAGAAGTTCGACAGAATATATGACGATTTAGTAAAAGTCCGTGATGCTATGGCAAAGAAGCTCGGTTATAAAAATTATATAGAGCTGGCGTATACAAATCTCAGAAGAACTGATTACAATGCAGACGATGTTGCAGCATACAGAAAACAAATTCTGGAAACAATTGTTCCTGTAACTCAGAAGCTCAGAGAAAAACAGGAGAAAAGACTTGGACTGGATAAACTTCATTATTACGATGAGAGCATTCACTTCCCGACCGGTAACGCTACTCCAAAAGGAACATTACAGGAAACTCTTGATAGTACTTTAAAGATGTATGAAGAACTTTCACCTGAGACCGGAGAATTTTTTCAGCTGATGTACTCAAGTGAATTGATGGACCTTGAAAACAAAAAAGGTAAAGCAGTTGGTGGATATTGTACATTCTTAAAGTTGTTCGGCAGCCCGTTCATATTTTCAAATTTCAATGGAACTGAAGACGATATAAGAGTTCTTACCCATGAAGCCGGTCATGCATTTCAGGCATACTCAAGCAGGGACTTTGAAATACCCGAATACTTAAATCCAACTTTAGAAGCATGTGAAATCCATTCTATGAGTATGGAGTTTATTACATGGGACTGGATGGATTTATTCTTTAAAGAAGATACAGATAAATTCAAATATTTTCATTTGGTCAGGTCGCTTGAATTTTTACCTTACTGTGTTTCAGTGGATGAATTCCAGCACTGGGTTTATGAAAACGTTAACGTAACTCCTGCAGAGCGTAATGCAAAGTGGAGAGAGATTGAGCGCAAATATTTACCGAACAAAGATTACGATGATAATGCTTTCCTTGAAGAAGGAAGATACTGGCAGCAGCAAAGACATATCTACGAAAAACCTTTTTACTACATTGATTACGGTTTAGCTCAGGTATGCGCATTTCAGTTCTGGAAAAAAGTTAACGCAGGTTCAAAAAAAGAAAACACAGCTGCGCTTAAAGATTACATTAAGCTTTGCAAAGCAGGCGGAAGCCAGTCCTTTTTAGATTTATTAAAATATGCAAACCTTGAATCACCATTCAAAAAAGATACAGTGAAGAAAGCTATCAAGCCAATCATTGCTTATCTTGATTCAGTGGATGATACAGCATTATAA
- a CDS encoding aminopeptidase codes for MSEYKEEYTKKNEAIRGGYLETLDKISGLNSKTSGRKNEYEAYVNTISSWILKIAKLEEDIKDEKYFTEKSFDELYEINKDLYSDLHPDNYVCSYVNPQFAVNTFGVKTGQLITFFSTYFKLYIEYAFEHRLLQLHKYNSVFIKAAEILLKDNFSYDELYAVMTSPETNDKTENYKFNLNQEYDPEMNPLRDIFSQSDFSDLRYLFRYGKHITDNEIKTAQHLLEYPDEKIKAQAHSIVKAYLRGFELEEKDLSKKKTVNYISNIGMERLSVEIIKELEKNNLTALLSSIQTTSSNKQYRYDHRFDIALYLTEEYIENNKRAYESASESVKDLLSEFSGVIMFDRFGEKPFAPVNKPSTIKLDGEKTKLFRTFVTNFRASMDKYVRSNETSFTAVSLPSPEIGKDFEKIFDGIVEINMMDTDHQERIQKNIIDVLDTAEYVEVKGKDNNETFIRVSMHELKNPEKETNFLNIGADKNIPVGEVFTSPKLSGTNGILHFEEIFLRSLKFENLRLKFKDGFIEEYSCTNFDNEEENKKFVEENLLFPHKTLPIGEFAIGTNTVAYKLAKEFDILNILPILIIEKMGPHFAIGDTCFMWQEDHKVYNVIDHKEMIAKDNEKSILRKEDIMQAYTNVHTDMTLPYESIEYIASVQKDGTRNYIIKDGIFVVEGTEELNHALLN; via the coding sequence ATGTCTGAATACAAAGAAGAATATACTAAAAAAAACGAAGCAATAAGGGGCGGCTATCTTGAAACATTAGATAAGATTTCCGGACTAAACTCAAAAACTTCCGGAAGAAAAAATGAATATGAAGCTTATGTTAATACTATAAGCAGCTGGATATTAAAAATAGCAAAGCTTGAGGAAGACATAAAAGACGAAAAATATTTTACAGAAAAAAGCTTCGATGAACTTTACGAAATAAATAAAGACCTGTATTCGGATCTTCACCCTGATAATTACGTGTGCAGCTATGTTAATCCTCAGTTTGCAGTTAATACTTTCGGTGTGAAGACAGGACAGCTTATTACTTTCTTTTCTACCTATTTCAAATTATACATAGAGTACGCATTTGAGCACAGGCTGCTTCAGCTTCACAAATACAACTCAGTATTTATAAAGGCAGCAGAAATTTTATTAAAAGATAATTTCTCTTATGATGAATTATATGCTGTGATGACTTCACCCGAAACAAACGATAAGACTGAGAATTATAAATTCAATTTGAATCAGGAATACGACCCGGAAATGAATCCTTTGAGAGATATTTTTTCTCAGAGTGATTTTTCTGACTTAAGATATTTATTCAGATACGGCAAACACATTACGGATAACGAAATAAAAACTGCTCAGCACTTATTAGAATATCCCGATGAAAAGATAAAAGCTCAGGCGCATTCAATTGTAAAAGCTTACCTGCGCGGATTTGAACTCGAAGAAAAAGATTTATCAAAGAAGAAGACTGTCAACTACATTTCAAATATCGGAATGGAAAGACTATCTGTTGAAATAATTAAAGAGCTGGAGAAAAATAACCTGACTGCTCTTCTTTCAAGTATACAGACAACATCTTCAAATAAACAGTACCGTTATGATCACAGATTTGATATTGCACTATATCTCACTGAAGAATATATAGAGAACAATAAAAGAGCATATGAAAGCGCATCAGAATCCGTTAAGGATTTGCTGAGCGAATTTTCAGGTGTAATTATGTTCGACAGGTTCGGTGAGAAACCATTTGCACCTGTAAACAAACCTTCTACAATAAAACTTGACGGAGAAAAGACAAAGTTGTTCAGAACTTTCGTTACGAATTTCAGAGCAAGCATGGATAAATATGTGAGGTCAAACGAAACAAGCTTTACAGCTGTTTCGCTGCCTTCTCCTGAAATCGGTAAAGATTTTGAAAAGATATTCGACGGCATTGTAGAAATCAACATGATGGATACAGACCACCAGGAAAGAATTCAGAAAAATATTATAGATGTTCTTGATACTGCTGAATATGTAGAAGTAAAAGGAAAAGATAACAATGAGACGTTTATTCGCGTAAGCATGCATGAATTAAAAAATCCTGAGAAGGAAACAAACTTCTTAAATATCGGAGCCGATAAGAATATTCCGGTTGGAGAAGTTTTCACATCTCCTAAACTCAGCGGAACAAATGGAATACTTCACTTTGAAGAAATCTTCTTAAGAAGTCTGAAGTTTGAAAACTTAAGATTAAAATTCAAAGACGGATTCATCGAAGAATACAGCTGCACAAATTTTGATAACGAAGAAGAGAACAAAAAATTTGTTGAAGAGAATTTACTCTTCCCGCATAAAACACTTCCTATAGGAGAATTTGCTATCGGAACTAATACTGTAGCTTACAAACTTGCTAAAGAATTTGATATACTTAATATCCTTCCTATTCTTATCATTGAAAAAATGGGACCGCACTTTGCCATTGGTGATACATGCTTCATGTGGCAGGAAGACCACAAAGTTTACAACGTTATTGATCATAAAGAAATGATTGCAAAAGATAATGAAAAATCTATCTTGAGAAAAGAAGATATCATGCAGGCATATACTAACGTTCACACCGATATGACGTTACCTTATGAAAGCATTGAGTACATTGCATCAGTTCAAAAAGACGGAACAAGAAATTATATAATTAAAGACGGAATATTTGTCGTAGAGGGCACGGAAGAATTAAACCATGCGCTTTTAAATTAA
- the typA gene encoding translational GTPase TypA — protein MKNLTQNKNLRNIAIIAHVDHGKTTLVDHMFRQSGMFRENQEVEDRLMDNMDLERERGITIAAKNCSVKWGDTKINILDTPGHADFGGEVERALMMVDGVVLLVDSSEGPLPQTRFVLKKALEGGLKIIVVVNKIDRKDARPQEVLNEVYDLFIDLDATEEQIEFPVLYAIGREGIAQKTLEEPGKDLSVLFETIIDQIPGPMYDENEPFQMLVADLSYSEFLGRLAIGKVVNGTVKGNQEMVCLNEAGEAKNLRVTKIQAYEGVKYGDIQQADPGDIIIIAGIEDVHIGDTICTKESPKALKRIAIDEPTISMKFSLNTSPLSGREGKIVQGNKIKERLHKETLRNVALKVEDSEDGESFIVKGRGEFQMVILIETMRREGYELSVGRPQVIFRKQDGKTLEPIEHLFIDCDEEFIGIVSEKLSRKKGRMINLVNHGTGRVRIEFSIPSRSLIGYRNEFLTDTKGTGLMNSYLQGYEEYRGDFQTRLTGSLVSDRDGVALSYSLYNLEPRGTLFVVPNAQVYEGMIVGEHNRDNDLDVNATKGKKLSNMRASGKDESMILTPVIPMSLEKAIEFIKDDEIIEVTPENIRLRKLVLSSQKRHTMRGKAFANPIE, from the coding sequence ATGAAAAACTTAACACAAAACAAAAACCTTAGAAATATAGCTATTATAGCTCACGTTGACCACGGAAAGACTACGCTTGTTGACCATATGTTCAGACAAAGCGGTATGTTCAGAGAAAACCAGGAAGTTGAAGACAGACTTATGGATAATATGGACCTCGAAAGAGAAAGAGGTATTACTATTGCTGCAAAAAACTGCTCTGTAAAATGGGGAGATACAAAAATCAACATTCTTGATACTCCGGGCCACGCAGACTTCGGGGGCGAAGTTGAAAGAGCTCTTATGATGGTTGACGGAGTAGTGCTTCTTGTCGATTCATCAGAAGGTCCATTGCCGCAGACAAGATTCGTATTGAAAAAAGCCCTCGAAGGCGGATTAAAGATTATAGTTGTAGTAAACAAAATCGATAGAAAAGATGCGCGTCCGCAGGAAGTATTGAACGAAGTTTACGACTTATTCATCGACCTTGACGCAACTGAAGAGCAGATTGAATTTCCTGTTTTGTATGCAATCGGAAGAGAAGGAATTGCTCAGAAAACTTTGGAAGAACCGGGCAAAGACCTTTCAGTTTTGTTTGAGACTATCATTGACCAGATTCCCGGACCTATGTACGATGAAAATGAGCCGTTCCAGATGTTGGTTGCTGACTTAAGTTACTCGGAATTTCTGGGAAGACTTGCTATTGGTAAAGTTGTTAACGGTACAGTAAAAGGAAATCAGGAAATGGTATGTCTCAATGAAGCGGGTGAAGCAAAGAATTTAAGAGTTACAAAAATTCAGGCTTATGAAGGCGTGAAGTACGGCGATATTCAGCAGGCAGATCCGGGTGATATTATTATCATAGCGGGTATTGAAGATGTTCATATCGGCGATACGATTTGTACAAAGGAAAGTCCGAAGGCATTAAAAAGAATTGCAATAGATGAGCCGACTATCTCAATGAAATTCTCATTGAACACTTCACCTCTCTCTGGAAGAGAAGGAAAAATTGTACAGGGAAATAAAATTAAAGAAAGACTTCATAAAGAAACATTAAGAAACGTTGCATTAAAAGTCGAAGATTCCGAAGACGGCGAAAGCTTTATCGTAAAAGGAAGAGGCGAGTTTCAGATGGTTATCTTAATCGAAACTATGAGAAGAGAAGGATATGAGCTTAGCGTTGGAAGACCTCAGGTTATTTTCAGAAAACAGGATGGAAAAACTCTAGAGCCAATCGAACATTTATTCATCGACTGCGATGAAGAGTTTATCGGAATAGTTTCCGAAAAGCTTTCTCGCAAAAAAGGAAGAATGATTAACTTAGTTAATCACGGAACAGGTAGAGTGAGAATTGAATTCTCTATCCCTTCACGTTCACTTATCGGATACAGAAACGAATTCCTTACCGATACAAAAGGTACGGGATTAATGAATTCTTATCTGCAGGGATACGAAGAATACAGAGGAGATTTCCAGACAAGATTAACAGGTTCACTCGTTTCAGACAGAGACGGAGTTGCGCTTTCATACTCACTGTACAATCTTGAGCCGCGCGGAACATTATTCGTAGTTCCGAATGCTCAGGTTTACGAAGGTATGATTGTCGGTGAACATAACAGAGATAACGATTTAGACGTGAATGCAACAAAAGGAAAGAAGCTTTCAAATATGAGAGCATCGGGAAAAGATGAAAGCATGATCCTTACTCCGGTAATTCCAATGTCCCTTGAAAAAGCAATTGAGTTCATTAAAGACGATGAGATTATTGAAGTTACACCTGAAAATATAAGATTGAGAAAACTTGTTTTATCATCTCAGAAGAGACACACAATGAGAGGAAAAGCATTTGCAAATCCTATAGAGTAA
- a CDS encoding ABC transporter ATP-binding protein: MENLKRLFGILGKWKGYYILSGLLLILSTLIRMLEPKVLQITVDKLVLLLQGANGNIKVSGDSISKYLFDLLPKMTGNNVVNVLMTIAGIFLILSFFRAAFWFISSTITASSTENAIKELKDKLFTHIQFLPMTYHSQISTGQLIQRCTGDVETIRKFASMQVVEALRMAVLFIGAFVMMLYINVPFAFIAIALCPLIIIGAIFFFKKEMFIWDEHEKRQDKLAVTVQENLSGIRVVKAFAKEKFEIDKFTEQNEEKRQWGFKLLKLHSYFWPYSDIVMYTQLAICIFMGGYYTLNGIISVGELTAFYTYSMFVIWPLRRLGQLVSEMGMTSVAIDRIYSILGSIREEDNGEIKEAEKLKGEIVFENVTFNYEGHDKSALENISFTVKPGEKVALLGPTGAGKSTIISLLVRFFDIQKGKILLDGKDIKSYTKELLRKRIGVVLQKPFLFSTSIKENIAYGNRDAETEDIIDSAKTASIHEIINDIFPDAYKTVIGEKGINLSGGQKQRVTIARTLLTKPDILVLDDSTSAVDTETEYEIRHALDKKMKGKTTFVITHRINAAMDCDKIIVLNKGHIVEMGNHEELIKNNGFYKKIHDIQITLEEDITDEIEAIKEDKDDDNDIDEFDGRQEKLETELV; this comes from the coding sequence ATGGAAAACCTGAAAAGACTTTTCGGAATTCTTGGCAAATGGAAGGGATATTATATTCTTTCAGGGCTGCTTCTTATTCTTTCAACACTCATAAGAATGCTCGAACCCAAAGTTTTGCAAATCACAGTTGATAAGCTCGTGCTTTTATTGCAAGGGGCAAACGGAAACATAAAGGTCTCCGGAGATTCAATTTCAAAATATTTATTTGATCTGCTTCCGAAAATGACCGGCAATAATGTTGTGAACGTTCTGATGACTATTGCCGGAATATTTTTAATTCTTTCTTTTTTCCGCGCAGCGTTCTGGTTTATATCAAGCACGATAACGGCTTCTTCAACTGAGAATGCAATTAAAGAGCTGAAGGATAAATTGTTCACGCACATTCAGTTTCTGCCGATGACTTATCATTCGCAGATATCAACAGGACAGCTTATTCAGCGATGTACCGGTGACGTGGAAACAATCAGAAAATTTGCCTCGATGCAGGTAGTTGAAGCTTTAAGAATGGCAGTGTTGTTTATCGGGGCGTTTGTAATGATGCTTTATATCAACGTTCCTTTTGCATTCATAGCAATAGCGCTTTGCCCCCTGATAATTATAGGCGCAATTTTCTTCTTCAAAAAAGAAATGTTCATCTGGGATGAACACGAAAAAAGGCAGGACAAGCTTGCAGTAACTGTGCAGGAAAATTTATCAGGCATCAGAGTTGTAAAAGCATTTGCTAAAGAAAAATTTGAGATTGATAAATTCACTGAGCAGAACGAAGAGAAAAGACAATGGGGATTTAAGCTGCTTAAGCTTCACTCCTACTTCTGGCCTTATTCAGATATTGTAATGTACACTCAGCTTGCAATATGTATTTTCATGGGGGGATATTACACTCTTAACGGAATTATTTCAGTCGGTGAGCTTACGGCATTCTACACTTATTCAATGTTTGTTATCTGGCCTTTAAGAAGACTCGGCCAGCTTGTTAGTGAAATGGGAATGACATCGGTTGCAATCGACAGAATTTATTCGATACTCGGAAGCATCCGTGAAGAAGATAACGGTGAAATAAAAGAAGCTGAAAAATTAAAAGGCGAGATAGTTTTTGAGAACGTTACTTTTAATTATGAAGGGCACGATAAGAGTGCGCTCGAAAATATTTCGTTTACTGTGAAACCCGGAGAGAAAGTTGCGTTGCTCGGTCCTACGGGAGCAGGGAAATCAACAATAATCTCACTGCTTGTAAGATTCTTTGATATTCAGAAGGGAAAAATTCTTTTAGACGGCAAAGATATTAAAAGCTATACGAAAGAATTACTTAGAAAAAGAATCGGAGTTGTGTTACAAAAGCCGTTCTTGTTCTCGACTTCGATAAAAGAGAACATTGCATACGGCAACAGAGATGCAGAGACAGAGGACATTATTGACTCTGCAAAAACTGCAAGCATACATGAAATTATCAACGATATTTTTCCTGATGCTTATAAGACTGTCATAGGAGAAAAAGGAATAAATCTCTCCGGCGGTCAGAAGCAGAGAGTGACGATTGCGAGAACATTGCTAACTAAACCTGATATACTTGTGCTTGACGATTCTACTTCAGCAGTTGATACTGAAACTGAATATGAAATCCGCCATGCGCTTGATAAAAAAATGAAAGGCAAAACAACTTTCGTTATCACACACAGGATTAACGCAGCAATGGACTGCGATAAAATAATCGTTCTGAACAAAGGTCATATTGTTGAGATGGGAAATCACGAAGAGCTGATAAAAAATAACGGCTTCTATAAAAAGATACATGATATACAAATCACACTTGAAGAAGATATCACAGATGAAATAGAAGCAATAAAAGAAGACAAAGATGACGATAATGATATTGATGAATTTGACGGACGACAGGAAAAACTTGAAACAGAATTAGTATAA